In Amycolatopsis coloradensis, one genomic interval encodes:
- a CDS encoding 3-oxoacyl-ACP reductase gives MSLDGKTAIVTGAGAGLGRAEALALAAAGASVVVNDVSAAAQAVADEIEAEGGKAIAVTGDVSESATADALLTAAVDHFGGLHVLVNNAGVLRDRMLFSMSDEEWDTVLRVHLRGHFLLSRNAGAYWRDKSKVDGAPVYGRVVNTASESFLLGAPGQPNYGAAKAGIAALTVSTARGLSRYGVRANAICPRARTAMTEGVFGADAPEGIDPLSVDHVAPFVSFLCSPDADRVNGQVFLVYGGMVALMRPPSVEQRFDTVNGTWTAEELATSVGGYFADRDPERMFSASEIMSLP, from the coding sequence GTGAGTTTGGACGGCAAGACGGCCATCGTGACCGGCGCCGGCGCGGGACTCGGCCGGGCCGAGGCGCTGGCGCTGGCCGCCGCGGGAGCGTCGGTCGTGGTCAACGACGTGTCCGCCGCCGCGCAGGCGGTGGCCGACGAGATCGAAGCCGAGGGCGGCAAGGCCATCGCGGTCACCGGCGACGTGTCGGAATCCGCGACCGCCGACGCGCTGCTCACCGCCGCCGTCGACCACTTCGGCGGGCTGCACGTGCTGGTCAACAACGCGGGCGTGCTGCGCGACCGGATGCTCTTCTCGATGTCCGACGAGGAATGGGACACGGTGCTCCGCGTCCACCTGCGCGGGCACTTCCTGCTTTCGCGCAACGCCGGGGCGTACTGGCGCGACAAGTCCAAAGTGGACGGCGCGCCGGTGTACGGCCGGGTGGTCAACACCGCGTCGGAGTCGTTCCTGCTCGGCGCCCCCGGTCAGCCGAACTACGGCGCGGCCAAGGCGGGCATCGCCGCGCTGACCGTCTCCACCGCGCGCGGCCTCTCCCGCTACGGCGTCCGCGCCAACGCGATCTGCCCGCGCGCCCGCACGGCGATGACCGAAGGCGTCTTCGGCGCCGACGCGCCGGAGGGCATCGACCCGCTTTCGGTCGACCACGTCGCGCCGTTCGTGTCCTTCCTCTGCTCGCCGGACGCCGATCGCGTCAACGGCCAGGTGTTCCTCGTCTACGGCGGGATGGTCGCGCTGATGCGGCCGCCGTCGGTGGAACAGCGGTTCGACACCGTCAACGGCACCTGGACCGCCGAAGAACTCGCCACCAGCGTGGGCGGCTACTTCGCCGACCGCGACCCGGAACGGATGTTCTCCGCCTCCGAGATCATGTCGCTGCCGTGA
- a CDS encoding ferredoxin, whose translation MEIDVDRSLCEANAICVGFAPEVFDLDDDEELVLASGEVPQNQVERVTQAVASCPKNALLIRG comes from the coding sequence ATGGAGATCGACGTCGATCGCTCGCTCTGCGAGGCGAACGCGATCTGTGTCGGCTTCGCGCCCGAGGTCTTCGATCTCGACGACGACGAGGAGCTTGTCCTCGCATCGGGGGAAGTTCCACAGAACCAAGTAGAACGTGTTACTCAAGCTGTGGCGAGCTGTCCGAAGAACGCCCTGCTCATACGTGGTTAG
- a CDS encoding acyl-CoA dehydrogenase family protein: MRIDYTPEQRALAGELREYFAGLMTPERREALAGDGGEYGNGLVYKEIVRDLGSAGWLAIGWPREYGGQDRPMLDQLIFTDEAAAAGVPVPFLTVNTVGPTIMRYGTEEQKAFYLPKIAAGELHFAIGYSEPGAGTDLASLRTRAVRDGDDYVINGQKMWTSLIEYADYVWLAARTDPDARRHKGLSMLIVPTSAPGFSWTKVHTVAGPGTSATYYDDVRVPVTSRVAGENEGWPLITNQLNHERVALTSAAPIQTSLREVRSWAQTTKLPDGSRVIDQPWVRLHLARIHTHAEYLKLRNWRIAWAATSSELGPAEASATKVFGTEFATEAYRLMMEILGAGAVVREGSPGAQLRGRIERLHRSSLILTFGGGTNEIQRDMIAATALGLPVTR; this comes from the coding sequence ATGCGGATCGACTACACGCCGGAGCAGCGGGCACTGGCGGGCGAACTCCGGGAGTACTTCGCCGGGCTGATGACCCCCGAACGCCGTGAAGCCTTGGCCGGTGACGGTGGCGAGTACGGCAACGGCCTGGTGTACAAGGAAATCGTCCGGGACCTCGGCAGCGCGGGCTGGCTCGCGATCGGCTGGCCCCGCGAGTACGGCGGGCAGGACCGGCCGATGCTCGATCAACTCATCTTCACCGACGAGGCGGCCGCGGCGGGGGTGCCCGTCCCGTTCCTCACGGTGAACACCGTCGGGCCGACGATCATGCGCTACGGCACCGAAGAACAGAAGGCGTTCTACCTGCCGAAGATCGCCGCCGGCGAGCTGCACTTCGCGATCGGCTACTCCGAGCCCGGCGCGGGCACCGACCTGGCGTCACTGCGCACCCGCGCGGTCCGCGACGGCGACGACTACGTCATCAACGGCCAGAAGATGTGGACGAGCCTGATCGAGTACGCCGACTACGTCTGGCTGGCCGCCCGCACCGACCCCGACGCCCGCAGGCACAAGGGCCTGAGCATGCTGATCGTGCCGACCTCGGCCCCCGGTTTCTCCTGGACGAAGGTGCACACGGTCGCCGGTCCTGGCACGAGCGCGACCTACTACGACGACGTGCGCGTCCCGGTGACCTCCCGGGTCGCCGGGGAGAACGAGGGCTGGCCGCTCATCACGAACCAGCTCAACCACGAGCGGGTCGCGCTGACCTCGGCCGCCCCGATCCAGACGTCGCTGCGCGAGGTGAGGAGCTGGGCGCAGACCACGAAACTGCCCGACGGCTCGCGCGTCATCGACCAGCCGTGGGTGCGGCTGCACCTGGCGCGGATCCACACGCACGCCGAATACCTGAAGCTGCGGAACTGGCGGATCGCCTGGGCGGCCACGAGCAGCGAGCTCGGCCCGGCGGAGGCGTCGGCGACAAAGGTCTTCGGCACGGAGTTCGCGACCGAGGCGTACCGGCTGATGATGGAGATCCTCGGCGCGGGCGCCGTCGTCCGCGAGGGCTCCCCCGGTGCCCAGTTGCGCGGCCGGATCGAACGGCTGCACCGGTCTTCGCTGATCCTCACCTTCGGCGGCGGGACCAACGAGATCCAGCGGGACATGATCGCCGCGACCGCCCTCGGCCTGCCCGTCACGCGCTAG
- a CDS encoding acyl-CoA dehydrogenase family protein → MDFTLTEAQQDLASLTRRILTDKVTPDVLGPHGSGGFDAPLWTSLAQAGVLDAALPQSVGGGGFGLLEQCSVLAEIGRAVAPVPYLTSVVMGAAAVAEFGDGRLAERWVVPVLRGDHVLAVALPDYGVPSGFTAEADGDGWRLTGAQTAVASGAFAHGFLVEAAIDGGRQVFLLDRDAVTVSPQRTVDHADAALVELSGAKAATSLGDIGEWLRLRGTVGVCAQQLGVIERALELTAAYARERKQFGHLIGSFQAVRQRLADAYVDVEAVRLTLWQAAWRLSEGLPAAEEVATAKFWTAEAGHRVAHTAVHVHGGVGIDVDHTLHRYFVAAKRLEFTLGGATAQLRGLGDLLAADPA, encoded by the coding sequence ATGGACTTCACGCTCACCGAAGCGCAGCAGGATCTCGCTTCGCTCACGCGCCGGATCCTGACGGATAAGGTCACCCCCGACGTGCTGGGGCCGCACGGTTCCGGCGGCTTCGACGCTCCACTGTGGACTTCTCTGGCCCAGGCCGGGGTGCTCGACGCCGCGTTGCCGCAGTCGGTCGGCGGTGGCGGATTCGGGCTGCTGGAGCAGTGTTCCGTGCTGGCCGAAATCGGCCGCGCGGTCGCGCCCGTTCCGTATCTGACGTCGGTCGTGATGGGCGCGGCGGCAGTGGCCGAATTCGGAGACGGGCGGCTCGCGGAGCGCTGGGTCGTCCCGGTCCTGCGCGGTGACCACGTCCTCGCGGTCGCGCTGCCGGACTACGGCGTGCCGTCCGGGTTCACCGCCGAGGCCGACGGCGACGGCTGGCGGCTGACCGGTGCCCAGACCGCGGTGGCTTCGGGCGCGTTCGCGCACGGATTCCTCGTCGAAGCCGCCATCGACGGCGGCCGTCAGGTGTTCCTGCTCGACCGGGACGCCGTGACGGTCTCGCCGCAGCGGACCGTCGACCACGCCGACGCGGCCCTCGTCGAGCTGTCCGGCGCGAAGGCCGCCACGTCCTTGGGCGACATCGGCGAATGGCTGCGGCTGCGGGGCACGGTCGGCGTCTGCGCGCAGCAGCTCGGCGTGATCGAACGGGCGCTGGAGCTGACCGCGGCGTACGCGCGGGAACGCAAGCAGTTCGGCCACCTCATCGGGAGTTTCCAGGCGGTGCGGCAGCGGCTCGCCGACGCCTATGTCGATGTCGAAGCCGTCCGGCTGACGCTGTGGCAGGCCGCCTGGCGGCTCAGCGAAGGGCTTCCGGCGGCCGAAGAGGTCGCGACGGCGAAGTTCTGGACGGCCGAGGCCGGGCACCGCGTCGCGCATACCGCCGTGCACGTCCACGGCGGGGTCGGCATCGACGTCGACCACACGCTGCATCGTTACTTCGTCGCGGCGAAACGGCTCGAGTTCACCCTGGGCGGAGCGACCGCGCAGCTGCGGGGACTCGGCGACCTGCTGGCCGCGGACCCGGCATGA
- a CDS encoding long-chain-fatty-acid--CoA ligase yields the protein MTPTVTELLLARAEDRSTGLLFEDRRWTWAEHVRACAGHAAALAAILRPGGHFGLLADNVPEFSFLLGGAALSGRVLVGLNPTRRGAALARDVALADCELVFAEEKYLPLLSDTDVPVLPLSELEPAREAADPVAAKPEDLLMLIFTSGTSGDPKAVRCTHGKIAYPGEMLATRFGLSTEDTVYVSMPMFHSNAIMAGWSVGLAAGAGIAVRRRFSASGFLPDIRKFGATYANYVGKPLSYVLTTPERDDDADNPLKLVYGNEGAEADLAAFGTRFGCHVVDAFGSTEGGVNFGRDATTPAGSLGRLLDGVAVLDPETGKPCPPAEFDEGGRLLNAAEAVGELVNTGGPGFFAGYYGDPAAEAERMRGGMYHTGDLAYLDADGYCYFAGRLGDWLRVDGENLGTAPIERALLRHPAVSEAAVYGVPDPRVGDQVMAALVCRSPIDADELAAFVVAQGDLGPKQWPRFVRVLDALPRTATHKVLKRNLAADGSSAAWELRYPRVQSSECGSSRWQLPHSEG from the coding sequence ATGACCCCCACGGTCACGGAACTCCTGCTCGCGCGGGCGGAGGACCGCTCGACCGGCCTGCTGTTCGAAGACCGGCGCTGGACGTGGGCCGAACACGTCCGGGCCTGCGCTGGGCACGCCGCCGCGCTCGCCGCGATCCTTCGGCCCGGCGGGCACTTCGGGCTGCTGGCGGACAACGTCCCCGAGTTCTCGTTCCTGCTCGGCGGGGCGGCGCTTTCGGGGCGCGTGCTGGTCGGCCTGAACCCGACGCGCCGGGGCGCGGCACTCGCCCGCGACGTCGCACTGGCCGACTGCGAGCTGGTGTTCGCCGAGGAAAAATACCTTCCGCTGCTGTCCGACACCGATGTACCGGTGCTGCCGCTGAGCGAGCTGGAGCCGGCGCGGGAGGCTGCCGACCCCGTGGCCGCGAAGCCGGAAGACCTGCTCATGCTGATCTTCACGTCCGGCACCAGCGGTGACCCGAAGGCCGTCCGGTGCACGCACGGCAAGATCGCCTACCCCGGCGAGATGCTGGCCACCAGGTTCGGTCTGTCCACAGAGGACACCGTGTACGTGTCGATGCCGATGTTCCACTCCAACGCCATCATGGCGGGCTGGTCGGTCGGGCTCGCCGCGGGCGCGGGGATCGCGGTGCGGCGGCGGTTCTCGGCCTCCGGTTTCCTGCCGGACATCCGGAAGTTCGGGGCGACATACGCCAACTACGTCGGCAAGCCACTGTCCTATGTGCTCACCACTCCCGAACGGGACGACGACGCCGACAACCCGCTGAAACTGGTCTACGGCAACGAAGGCGCGGAAGCCGACCTCGCCGCTTTCGGCACGCGATTCGGCTGCCACGTGGTCGACGCCTTCGGTTCGACCGAGGGCGGCGTGAACTTCGGACGGGACGCCACCACCCCGGCCGGTTCGCTCGGCCGCCTGCTCGACGGCGTCGCCGTCCTCGACCCGGAGACCGGAAAACCCTGTCCCCCGGCGGAGTTCGATGAAGGCGGAAGGCTGCTCAACGCCGCCGAGGCGGTGGGCGAACTGGTCAACACCGGTGGCCCGGGCTTCTTCGCCGGTTACTACGGCGATCCGGCGGCCGAGGCCGAGCGGATGCGCGGCGGGATGTACCACACCGGTGACCTGGCGTACCTGGACGCGGACGGCTACTGCTACTTCGCGGGACGGCTCGGCGACTGGCTGCGCGTCGACGGCGAAAACCTCGGCACCGCCCCGATCGAACGCGCGCTCCTGCGGCACCCCGCCGTCAGCGAGGCCGCCGTGTACGGCGTGCCGGATCCGCGGGTGGGCGACCAGGTGATGGCCGCGTTGGTCTGCCGGTCGCCGATCGACGCCGACGAGCTCGCCGCTTTCGTTGTCGCGCAAGGCGATCTGGGACCGAAGCAGTGGCCCCGGTTCGTGCGGGTGCTCGACGCACTACCACGGACGGCCACCCATAAGGTGCTCAAGCGAAACCTGGCCGCGGACGGTTCCAGCGCGGCGTGGGAGCTGCGCTATCCCCGCGTTCAGTCCTCTGAATGCGGTAGTTCGCGCTGGCAACTACCGCATTCAGAGGGCTGA
- a CDS encoding alpha/beta hydrolase produces the protein MKRTTRRIGVLATTLALPAVLLAPPASAAPVRLSLPAPTGPYAVGSTDLHLVDHARQDPWVPGATRELMVTVRYPALPSGKPKAPYMAPGVAKVVAEGDAVKLGMTADQLDYRFPTHSRIGAPAIGGKRPVVLYSPGGTLSRSHGTTHLEQLASEGYVVVAIDHTHEAEAVEFPGGRVAKKALPPSSIEVSKRVIETRVRDTRFVLDSLGLTEAGMFGHSAGGFTAGETMVSDRRVVAGANLDGSMAHSQSQRIFGRVAAEGLDRPFLLMSAGDHSAASDASWQEFLRNQRGWTREARLPDGEHFSFTDYQTLLPQLGNAPAAFVGTIDPARSVAEQRTRLSEFFGKTLRHRSSAVTKVSLSQAS, from the coding sequence ATGAAACGAACAACGCGCCGGATCGGCGTACTGGCGACCACTCTCGCCCTGCCCGCCGTCCTCCTCGCGCCGCCCGCGTCGGCGGCACCCGTCCGCTTGAGCCTCCCCGCGCCGACAGGTCCGTACGCCGTCGGCAGCACCGACCTCCACCTCGTCGACCACGCCCGCCAGGACCCGTGGGTTCCCGGTGCGACAAGGGAATTGATGGTCACCGTGCGGTACCCGGCATTGCCGAGCGGAAAGCCGAAAGCGCCGTACATGGCGCCAGGTGTCGCGAAGGTCGTGGCCGAGGGCGACGCCGTCAAGCTGGGCATGACGGCGGACCAGCTCGACTACCGCTTCCCCACCCACTCCCGGATCGGCGCGCCCGCGATCGGTGGCAAGCGACCCGTCGTGCTGTATTCGCCCGGCGGCACCCTGTCGCGTTCGCACGGCACCACCCACCTGGAACAGCTCGCGAGCGAAGGCTACGTCGTCGTGGCCATCGACCACACCCACGAAGCGGAAGCGGTGGAGTTCCCCGGTGGCCGTGTCGCGAAGAAGGCCTTGCCGCCGTCGAGCATCGAGGTGTCGAAACGCGTGATCGAGACCCGCGTCCGTGACACGCGCTTCGTCCTCGACTCGCTCGGACTGACCGAGGCCGGCATGTTCGGCCATTCCGCCGGCGGGTTCACCGCGGGCGAGACGATGGTGAGCGACCGGCGCGTCGTCGCCGGAGCGAACCTGGACGGCAGCATGGCCCACTCGCAGTCGCAGCGGATCTTCGGCCGCGTCGCCGCCGAAGGGCTGGACCGGCCGTTCCTGCTGATGAGCGCCGGTGACCACAGCGCCGCGTCGGACGCGTCCTGGCAGGAGTTCCTCCGCAACCAGCGCGGCTGGACCCGCGAGGCGCGGCTGCCGGACGGTGAGCATTTCAGCTTCACCGACTACCAGACGCTGTTGCCGCAGCTGGGCAACGCCCCGGCCGCCTTCGTCGGCACCATCGATCCGGCGCGCAGCGTCGCCGAACAGCGCACCCGGCTCTCGGAGTTCTTCGGCAAGACCCTGCGTCACCGAAGCAGCGCCGTGACCAAGGTGTCCTTGAGCCAGGCTTCGTAG
- a CDS encoding helix-turn-helix domain-containing protein: protein MSADLPGIVRLRDRREALTLRTILTAARGLFAERGYARTPIRLIAQEAGVAPQTIYAHFGSKAGVLGGLVDLLDDEAGIPDLVAEAQRTDDPVALLGLLATVARQVRERCGDIVTMLGSGAAVDPDIAATQAEGARRNRLGVEMVVGRVRESGRAVVPRAADIAVALMSADVHTSLVAEAGWSHDDYEAWLKDTLVTALLR, encoded by the coding sequence ATGTCGGCGGACCTTCCCGGCATCGTCCGGTTGCGCGATCGACGTGAGGCGCTGACGCTGCGCACGATCCTGACGGCGGCCCGCGGCCTGTTCGCCGAGCGTGGGTACGCGCGGACGCCGATCCGCCTCATCGCCCAGGAAGCGGGAGTCGCCCCGCAGACCATCTACGCCCACTTCGGTTCGAAGGCCGGTGTCCTCGGTGGTCTCGTCGACCTCCTCGACGACGAGGCCGGGATTCCCGACCTCGTCGCCGAGGCGCAGCGGACCGACGATCCGGTGGCGCTGCTCGGCCTGCTGGCCACGGTCGCCCGCCAGGTCCGGGAACGCTGTGGCGACATCGTCACGATGCTCGGCTCCGGTGCGGCCGTCGATCCGGACATCGCCGCGACCCAGGCGGAAGGTGCCCGGCGTAACCGGCTCGGCGTCGAGATGGTCGTCGGCCGCGTCCGAGAGAGCGGGCGCGCCGTGGTACCCAGGGCCGCGGACATCGCCGTGGCCCTGATGAGCGCCGACGTCCACACCAGCCTCGTCGCCGAGGCCGGGTGGAGTCACGACGACTACGAAGCCTGGCTCAAGGACACCTTGGTCACGGCGCTGCTTCGGTGA
- a CDS encoding SgcJ/EcaC family oxidoreductase, with protein MTTEEIITALERAWNAGDGEAWAANFAEDADFVDVVGRIQRGRATIARESQNIFDTIYRGSTLRIRQVSSRPLGGGFDLVHTATTLTIPAGPLAGEARAVQTKLVHDGRIVAFHNTIRGDIAAFTGHDADLAARSPQEWDS; from the coding sequence ATGACCACCGAGGAGATCATCACCGCGCTGGAACGCGCCTGGAACGCGGGCGACGGCGAGGCGTGGGCCGCGAACTTCGCCGAGGACGCGGATTTCGTCGACGTCGTCGGCCGCATCCAGCGCGGCCGCGCGACGATCGCACGCGAGAGCCAGAACATCTTCGACACCATCTACCGGGGCAGCACGCTGCGGATCCGCCAGGTGTCGAGCCGTCCGCTCGGCGGCGGGTTCGATCTCGTGCACACCGCCACCACGCTGACCATCCCCGCCGGTCCCCTGGCCGGGGAAGCACGGGCGGTGCAGACGAAACTCGTCCACGACGGGCGGATCGTCGCGTTCCACAACACGATCCGGGGCGATATCGCGGCGTTCACCGGCCACGACGCGGATCTCGCGGCCCGCTCGCCCCAGGAGTGGGATTCCTGA
- a CDS encoding GNAT family N-acetyltransferase, whose translation MASEDTKRDPYDFPREWEADVLLSDGGTVHLRPVIPSDADGLVAFHGRLSERTRYFRYFGAYPRIPQRDLERFSVVDHHDRVAFVALLGDDIVAVGRYERLEHGPSAEVAFVVDDAHQGRGLGSILLEHLAAAASECGLRRFVAEVLAENAAMVRVFRDAGYQVSREIEEGVLHLEFDIDPTEESLAVARSREQAAEARSVHNLLHPKSVAVIGASTDPTKIGYVALTNLLSADFAGTVYPVNPEHKSVRGVRAYPSVVDIPEDVDLALVAVPAEAVESVLDGALAKGVKTLLIVSGGFAEAGPHGLHAELRLVGEARAHGMRVVGPNALGVLNTDASVRLNATLAPRLPARGRTGFFCQSGALGTAILADAEARGLGLSTFVSAGNRADVSGNDLLQYWETDPATDLVLLYLESFGNPRKFARLARRLARTKPVVAVKSGRHAVRPQLAATSAEVDESSVQALFEQAGVVRVDTLAQLFDTALVFAHQPLPAGPRVAIVGNSSAIGLLAADTARAHGLRLAADPVDVGPQASPEEFAAAVREALNSPETDALVVVFVPPLAIPGTAYARALREVVVEMDKNKPIVSTFLAVEGVPDELAVLSEDGVPTRGSVPSYPSPERAVNALARVVRYAAWRQRPQGNLVRPAGLHAEQAQVIVSELLAAEDGKTTLLSDDDVVRLLGCYGIDVVPFRVVTSADEAVTAAEDLGFPVTLKAVDERLRGRPDLAGVRLDLSSVDGVRRAYLDLREISGDDEVYVQRMAPKGISCVVGLQDDPSFGTLVSFGLSGLVSTLLGDRAYRAVPLTDVDAATLLREPRTSPLLTGYRGDEPADLAALQDIVLRVAALAEDNPEVRSMTLDPILASPDGAFVANARIVLGPPPSRPDTGPRRLRPINAPA comes from the coding sequence ATGGCCAGTGAGGACACCAAACGCGACCCCTACGACTTTCCGCGCGAGTGGGAGGCCGACGTCCTGCTCTCCGACGGCGGCACGGTGCACCTCCGCCCGGTGATCCCCAGCGACGCCGACGGGCTCGTCGCCTTCCACGGCAGGCTGTCCGAACGCACCCGGTACTTCCGGTACTTCGGCGCCTATCCGCGGATCCCGCAGCGCGACCTCGAACGGTTCTCCGTCGTCGACCACCACGACAGGGTCGCCTTCGTCGCGCTGCTGGGCGACGACATCGTCGCGGTCGGCCGGTACGAACGGCTCGAACACGGGCCGTCGGCCGAGGTCGCCTTCGTCGTCGACGACGCCCACCAGGGCCGCGGGCTCGGGTCGATCCTGCTGGAACATCTGGCCGCCGCCGCCTCGGAATGCGGACTTCGCCGCTTCGTCGCCGAGGTGCTCGCCGAGAACGCGGCGATGGTCCGCGTTTTCCGCGACGCGGGCTACCAGGTCAGCCGCGAGATCGAGGAAGGCGTGCTGCACCTGGAGTTCGACATCGACCCGACCGAGGAGTCGCTCGCCGTCGCCCGTTCCCGGGAGCAGGCCGCCGAGGCGCGCAGCGTGCACAATCTGCTGCACCCGAAGTCGGTCGCGGTGATCGGCGCGTCCACAGATCCGACGAAGATCGGCTACGTCGCCCTCACCAACCTCCTCAGCGCCGATTTCGCCGGCACCGTGTACCCGGTCAACCCCGAGCACAAGTCCGTCCGCGGCGTCCGTGCCTATCCGTCCGTCGTGGACATCCCCGAGGACGTCGACCTCGCGCTGGTCGCCGTGCCCGCCGAGGCCGTCGAGTCCGTTTTGGACGGTGCGCTGGCCAAGGGGGTCAAAACCCTCCTGATCGTCTCGGGCGGGTTCGCCGAGGCCGGGCCGCACGGGCTGCACGCCGAGCTGAGGCTGGTCGGGGAGGCCAGGGCGCACGGGATGCGGGTCGTCGGCCCGAACGCCCTGGGTGTGCTCAACACCGACGCGTCGGTCCGGCTCAACGCCACCCTCGCGCCCCGCCTGCCCGCGCGCGGCCGCACCGGGTTCTTCTGCCAGTCCGGCGCGCTGGGCACCGCCATCCTCGCCGACGCCGAGGCGCGAGGTCTCGGGCTGTCGACGTTCGTCTCGGCGGGCAACCGGGCCGATGTCTCCGGCAACGACCTGCTCCAGTACTGGGAGACCGATCCGGCGACCGACCTCGTCCTGCTGTACCTGGAATCGTTCGGCAACCCGCGTAAGTTCGCGCGGCTCGCGCGGCGGCTGGCGCGGACGAAACCGGTGGTGGCGGTGAAATCCGGCAGGCACGCGGTCCGTCCGCAGCTCGCCGCGACGTCGGCGGAGGTCGACGAGTCCAGCGTCCAGGCCCTGTTCGAACAGGCGGGTGTCGTCCGCGTCGACACGCTCGCGCAGCTCTTCGACACCGCGCTGGTCTTCGCGCATCAGCCGCTGCCCGCCGGCCCACGGGTCGCGATCGTGGGCAACTCCAGCGCGATCGGGCTGCTCGCCGCCGACACCGCGCGGGCGCACGGCCTCCGGCTGGCCGCCGATCCGGTCGACGTCGGGCCGCAGGCGAGCCCGGAGGAATTCGCCGCGGCCGTGCGTGAGGCGCTCAACTCGCCTGAGACCGACGCGCTCGTCGTGGTCTTCGTGCCGCCGCTCGCGATCCCGGGCACCGCGTACGCCCGCGCGCTGCGGGAGGTCGTCGTCGAGATGGACAAGAACAAGCCGATCGTGTCGACCTTCCTCGCCGTCGAGGGGGTGCCGGACGAGCTGGCCGTGCTGTCCGAGGACGGCGTGCCGACGCGGGGTTCGGTCCCGTCGTACCCCAGCCCCGAACGTGCGGTGAACGCGCTCGCGCGAGTCGTGCGCTACGCCGCCTGGCGGCAGCGGCCGCAGGGGAACCTGGTGCGGCCCGCGGGTCTGCATGCCGAGCAGGCGCAGGTGATCGTCAGCGAACTGCTGGCGGCCGAGGACGGCAAGACGACCCTGCTGTCCGACGACGACGTGGTCCGGCTCCTGGGCTGCTACGGCATCGATGTCGTCCCGTTCCGGGTCGTGACGTCCGCGGACGAAGCGGTGACGGCGGCCGAGGATCTGGGCTTCCCGGTCACCCTCAAGGCCGTCGACGAGCGGCTGCGCGGCAGGCCGGACCTCGCGGGCGTGCGGCTCGATCTGTCCTCTGTGGACGGAGTACGCCGGGCGTATCTCGACCTGCGGGAGATTTCCGGTGACGACGAGGTCTACGTCCAGCGGATGGCACCCAAGGGCATTTCGTGCGTGGTCGGGCTGCAGGACGATCCGTCGTTCGGCACGCTCGTGTCGTTCGGTCTCTCCGGGCTGGTCAGCACGCTGCTGGGGGACAGGGCCTACCGTGCGGTCCCGCTCACCGACGTCGACGCCGCCACCCTGCTGCGCGAACCGCGGACCTCGCCGCTGCTGACCGGGTACCGCGGCGACGAACCGGCGGATCTGGCCGCGCTCCAGGACATCGTGCTGCGCGTCGCGGCGCTCGCCGAGGACAACCCCGAGGTCCGCTCGATGACGCTCGACCCGATCCTCGCCTCGCCGGACGGCGCCTTCGTCGCCAACGCGCGGATCGTGCTGGGCCCGCCACCGTCCCGGCCCGACACGGGACCGCGACGGCTGCGGCCGATCAACGCCCCTGCCTGA